The genomic interval CGAAGACCTCGTCGCCCGCGCCCTTCTGCTCGGCGTTCGCGCTGGCCGACATCATCTGGAGCAGCTCGCGGAACGGGAAGCCCTGGATGCGCGCGTTGAACTTCGGCGCGAACGCCTGGAGCACCTGCTCGCCGCGGTCCGTGATGCCGCCGACGCCGATCGCGTAGAGCCGGAAGCGGCGAGCCTGTTGCTCGTCGGCGAGGACGGGCAGCAGCCGGTGCCAGGAGTCGGTCATATGGCCGGTGGTGTCGGTGGGGAGGCCGTCGGTGACCAGGCAGATCTGCGGGCGGTAGTACTGGAGTCCGGAGGCGCGCAGCTCCGCCTTGCGGGCCGCGACGACATGCATGGCCAGCTCCAGCGCCTCCGTCATCAGGGTGACCCCGGACGCGGTGAACCGGGGTGCCTGGAAGGCATGCGCGGGCACGAAGGGGTTCAACGGGGCGCGTGGGTCCAGCAGTTGGGGTCCGCGCCAGGCACCCACACCCCGGCCGCCGAAGGTGATGACGGCGACCTCGACGCTGTAGCTGAGGGCGACGTCGTCGTGGAGTTCGCGGGTCCACTCGGCGAGCGCGTCGTTCAGCGACTGAATCGGCGCGCCCGCCATGGAACTTGACGTGTCGAGGCACAGCACGAGCGGCAGCCGCTGCGCGTTGTTCTCGAACTCGATGTCGGCGTACTCCGCCGGCATCGTGGGCGGATATTCGCTGTGCATGGGTCTCTCCTGGTGGCACGGGCGGTACGGGGGTCAGGAACTGCCGCGGGCGTGATGCCGGGCGACGGGCGGGAAGGCGTACAGGACGTCGGAGTCGGGTTCGTGGGCGTCGGTGACCTCGACGTACGCGCCGGGCACGGGCGGCGTCCGGTCCGGTTCGGCCCACACCGCGCGGTACAGGACGTGGTCGAGTTCGACGTATCCCTGCGGGTGAAGTGCCGTACGGACGACGGCCGTTCGGGACGGGTCGGGGCGGGGGCCGACCTGACGGCCGTAGGAGGCGGGGGCCGGTGCGGGTGGGACGGGGCGCAGTCGGGCGGTGGTCTCGGTGGTGGTCTCCGTCGCGCCCGCTACAGCCGGCGTGCGGGAGCGGCGGACGGCGAGGAGGAGGGCCAGGAGCAGGAGGAGGAGTACGGCGGTCAGGGCGATGAGCAGGACTCGTGTGTGGTCCGTGGACCTGTGTCCGCCGAGTTCGGCGACGCCCACCTTCTTGTCGATCAGTTGGCCGCCGGTGAGCGAGGACTTCTTGAGCGCCTTGCACAAGTCGTCGACGCAGGCGGGGAGTTCGCGCAGCGTCTTGTCGTCCAGCCGGTCGATCCGGGCGTCCCGGTCGACGAGTGCGCGGCCGGCCAGGATCAGCAGCGCGCTGCCGCCCTGCCCGGTGTGGACACCGGCCGGTACCTGCACCCGAAGGTTCTTGAGGTCCCGGCGGACGGCGGCCTGACCACCTTTCTGGCCGGCGTCGAAGCCCAGCGGCTTGTTCAGCGTGACCGTAACCACGGCCCCGTCGTCCAGCGCGTCCTGCCAACAGCCCAGCCGCGTCGGAAAGTTCTTGCCGCAGTCCGCACGCGCCGCGGCAGCCGGCCCCGCCGGAATCACCGCGATCAACAGGCCGAACAGCAGAGCAGCGAACAACGTACGTCTCATGACGACCCCCCGTTGGCGCCCATAGTGGAGGCAACAGGCGGGTGGCCGAAAGGGGTTGACTGAGAATGCTCAATTCACTTCTACAGCTGGAAAACCTGATGACAACGGGTGAACATCTGTCGCGCCCGTTCCACCCAATCACTGGCCAGAACATCGAAATCGGCCTGGGAGATCCGGCAGGTCAGCGGCAGGTCGCAGACACCGGCGAGGCACGGTCTCGGTCCGCGCACGTCCCATACCGAGAGCATGGGATTCAGCTGTTCGGTGTTCCACGCGTTCGACGCGGCGGCGGCGATCGCCAATTGATCCTTGCGCAGAGAATGACCGTCGGTGACAAAGGCGACAAGGAGTCTTTTCGTGGTCATGAAACGCACGGTGAGCGTACGTCCGGGCGCTTCTAGATCGAATTGCAGGGAGAGGGAATCGACCTCGCTCTCGACGTGGTAATTCCGGCGGGCACCCCAGGTGTGCGTCAACTGCCGCCAGGACGAGCCGATGTCGTAGTCCCGGCCGGGCGGGAGGGAGGCCTCAGGCGTCGCCACGGACCACCGCCCGCGTGACCATGTCGTCGGTGAGTCCCGCGTCCAGCAGGGCCTGCGCGTGCAGCAGCAGACACGACGGCACCGGCAGACTGGTACCGCCCCCGCGCCGGGCCGCCAACTCACTGCGGCGGACCTCGATCGTGCGGGCCACGGCGGGCGGCGGCCAGGTCGCGGGGCGCGGCTGCGCCAGCAACTCGCCCAGCAGCACGTCCAGTTGGGGACGATCCGCGGGCCGCTTCGCAAGACACCGCGCGAGCAACGGCCGTATCCCCGGTGGTACGCCGTCCAGTTCGGGTGGGCGGTGTACGACCCGCAGGCTCACCGCCTCGCCCGCGCCGAACGGCGGGCGGCCGGTCAGCGCGAACACCAGGACGCCGCCGAGGGAGAACACGTCGCTGGGCGGCCCGATCTGACCCGCCGTCATCTGCTCCGGCGACATGAACGGCGGGGTGCCCACCACGATCCCGGCCTGGGTGAGGCTCGGGGCGCCCTCGACGCGGGAGATGCCGAAGTCGATGACGCGGGGGCCGTCCGAGGCGAGCAGCACGTTGGCCGGCTTGAGGTCGCGGTGGACCAGGTTGGCCGCGTGGATGGCCTGCAACGCCTCGACGAGGAACGCGCCGAGCCTGCGGACCTGCGCCTCGGGCAGCGGGCCGTCCGACCTGACAGCCTCGGCGAGGGAGGGCCCGGGCACGTACATCGTTGCCA from Streptomyces sp. NBC_01288 carries:
- a CDS encoding vWA domain-containing protein, which produces MHSEYPPTMPAEYADIEFENNAQRLPLVLCLDTSSSMAGAPIQSLNDALAEWTRELHDDVALSYSVEVAVITFGGRGVGAWRGPQLLDPRAPLNPFVPAHAFQAPRFTASGVTLMTEALELAMHVVAARKAELRASGLQYYRPQICLVTDGLPTDTTGHMTDSWHRLLPVLADEQQARRFRLYAIGVGGITDRGEQVLQAFAPKFNARIQGFPFRELLQMMSASANAEQKGAGDEVFEKIFSQFKTQRPAWES
- a CDS encoding serine/threonine-protein kinase yields the protein MRTPVSDPLSVGPYRITGRLGSGGMGWVYLGRSPAGREVAVKVVRPELAAESEFRERFAREVAAARLVSGAYTAAVVDADTEAELPWLATMYVPGPSLAEAVRSDGPLPEAQVRRLGAFLVEALQAIHAANLVHRDLKPANVLLASDGPRVIDFGISRVEGAPSLTQAGIVVGTPPFMSPEQMTAGQIGPPSDVFSLGGVLVFALTGRPPFGAGEAVSLRVVHRPPELDGVPPGIRPLLARCLAKRPADRPQLDVLLGELLAQPRPATWPPPAVARTIEVRRSELAARRGGGTSLPVPSCLLLHAQALLDAGLTDDMVTRAVVRGDA